One Baekduia alba genomic window, CGCGTCGACGCGCGCCGTGGCCTGCACCTGCCGTCGCCGGCGGCGCATCGCCGGCAGCTCGCGCAGCCCCGCCCACTGCGCGCGCAGCTTGGCCTTCAGCCAGCCGTCGCGCGCGGCGACGGGCAGCAGGGCCAGCTCGAAGGCCAGCAGGGCCGGCGCCAACAACACCAACAACCGCGTCGGGTAGTCGCCCGTCAACGTCCACCAGCGGTTGCGCTCCAGGTGGAACCACTTGTAGTCGCCCTTGGCGAACTCGTAGTCGTGGTCGACGCGCGCGGCGGGTACGACGCCGCTCTCCCAGCCCGCGAGCCGCAGCCGCAGGCCGAGGTCCAGGTCCTCGCCGTACATGAAGTAGCGCTCGAAGAAGCCGCCGGTCCGCTCCCACGCCTCGCGGCGGACGACCAGCGCCGCGCCGGACGCGAACCCGACCGCGCGCGGCGCCGGATCGAGCGTCGCCGTCGCCGTCCCGTGGCCGCCCGCCCAGCCGAAGCCGAGGAAGTGCACCAGGTTGCCGGCCGTGTTGACCTCCTGGCCGCCGGGCAGCGCCACGAGCGCCTGCCACGCGCCCCACGTCGGGTGCTCCCCGGCCGCCGCGCGCAGCGCGTCGAGGCAGCCGGCGGTCGGGACGGCGTCGGGGTTGAGGAACAGCAGCAGGTCGCAGCCGGCCACGGCACGCGCGCCGACCATGGTCCCGCCGGCGAAGCCGCCGTTGACGCCGGTCTCGATGACGATCGCGTCCGGCAGCACCTCACGGGCCACGCGCGCGCTGTCGTCCGGCGACGCGTTGTCGACGACGACGACCTGATCGCCCGCGCCCAGCTGCGGCGCCAGCGCCCCGAGCGTGGCCGGCAGGTCGTCCGCGCTGCCGTACG contains:
- a CDS encoding glycosyltransferase family 2 protein, encoding MSPTLGVIVVAYGSADDLPATLGALAPQLGAGDQVVVVDNASPDDSARVAREVLPDAIVIETGVNGGFAGGTMVGARAVAGCDLLLFLNPDAVPTAGCLDALRAAAGEHPTWGAWQALVALPGGQEVNTAGNLVHFLGFGWAGGHGTATATLDPAPRAVGFASGAALVVRREAWERTGGFFERYFMYGEDLDLGLRLRLAGWESGVVPAARVDHDYEFAKGDYKWFHLERNRWWTLTGDYPTRLLVLLAPALLAFELALLPVAARDGWLKAKLRAQWAGLRELPAMRRRRRQVQATARVDARTFAAGLTASLDSPFLATAHAIPGAEWLVGSYWRLVLALL